ATCAGGGGAGTACAAAAGGTGATCCACAAGCCTGGGGGAGAAGAAGCGGGCCTCGAAACGTGTGGCACGAGAAAAAGCCGCGGTTGGCCCTCCTGCGGACGGAGCTCCATGGGCTCCCTGGTGCAAGAGTGATGGCCAAACGGAGCCGAGTAGCCGGTTCTCTGTGCCTGGGGGTGGGCGGATTAGACCCCAGGGAACCTCTCCTGCCAAGCCACGGTATCCCCGGAGGGAAGTCTCTGGGCTTATTGCGGTTGCGGCTGCCGGACGGACCGGGGCAGCCCGAGTCAATACCTGGTTTTTGAGGGGGGTGTGCTTCGCCTACGGCTAGAAAGCGATTTTCGCGATACTCTCGACCAGCCGGATGGTGACCGGGACAACCAAGACAGGGGAAGCTTGGCCGGAAAGAGGAGGGATCTTGCGTTTGAATTTACCGCCTCGTGCGGGACCGAAAAGGAGTGGTGGGTGTTGGCAAGCGTCGAGCTGCGGGCCCGTTTCCTTGGTAACACGCCGGCTTTTCCGGGAGCAGTTGGGATCGACCCCAACGAAGACCGCCTCGCCTTAGCGAAAACGGACCGCTTTGGCAATCCAGTGAGAGTCCGCGGGATCCGATTCCATCCCTAGGGTAAGAGCGAGGAAGAGACCAGAGCGGTTGTTGCTTGCGTCTGCAAAGAGATCGCCCGGGTCTGTTGGCGAATCGGGCAAGCCGCGGGTGAGGGAACGACTGGATCTACTCAAGAGGGAGGCGCAGCTGGAGTCAGTGGATGCCGTTCCGACCCGCTCGCTCTCTTCCTTCGCCTACACGAAGGCGATCGCGATGGTGAAGTTGGCGTTTTTCGCGCCGGGGTCGAGGTCAACCGAAGTCGACCCGGCCTACACGTCTCTGATCGGTGCGGTCAACCGCGTGCCGTCATGGCACAGGTTTTTACCAGGACACCGCCTCGTGCCTTTGCCCGGAGAGGGTTGGCAGTCTCCGAAGGCCCGTTGGGGCGAGAGGCAGTGGTGCGTACTGGCCAATGGCGGTCGTGTCAGTTTTGCGCAATCTCCAAGCAATCGGACAAACCATGGATGGTCATTTGCATGGTGGGGTTTCGGAAGAGACTTAAAGCGGCGGATACAGCGCATGCCCTGTCGCGAGGCAATGGATGGCCTCGCGCGGCTCCGTCGCGCGAAAACCCGGGGCTGGGCGCTGCCTGGGCTTTGCCGGTGAAACGCCGGCACGCAAATCGCAGGCAGCGCTGTTCGGCCGGCGTCCGGGATGATCCTCTCTGGTAGGGGAATGGTTGTCTATGGTTTGAGGAACGGTTTTTTTCCTCCTTATGGTAAGGGTCCTAACTTGGCTGTCTTAGGAAAAGGGATCTTGCGCTCCATAGGCCTGGGGAGCTCGGCAGTCTAGGGTAGACGCAGACCGCTCGTAAGCGTGGATTGCCGGTTCACGTTACGCACCCGGAGAGGCCGATTTAGGACTAGGGGCTGGAAGCTCTTGGCAGGCTTTGCTTCGGTGGATTCCATAGCCTAGGTAGAGGGCCCACCCGAGAATGAGCCACAAAATAAGTCTTGCCCAGGCCCGCGCAGGAAGGGAAACCATCTGGAGAAAACAAATCCCAACGCCAGCTAGCGGCAGCCAGGGTACCCAGGGGACGCGAAAGGGGCGAGGGAGCTCCGGCTGGGTGTGCCGAAGGATGAGAACTCCCAGGCAGACGAGGATGAAGGCAAAAAGAGTGCCGATACTCACAAGCTCGTTGAGCACAAGAATGGGACAAAAGGCTCCCAGCAGGGCTCCTGCTACTCCGCTCACCACAGTCGCAACGTAGGGGGTTTGAAAGCGGGGGTGAATCCGGGCAAGATGCGGTGGAAGAAGCCCATCTTCGGCCATTGCCCAAAAGATCCTCGACTGGCCAAGAAGAAAAACCAAAATGACCGAACTTATGCCGCTGATGGCTCCCAACTTCACAACGGGGGCTAACCAGCGAGCTCCTATGGCTTCCACTCCTACTGCAATGGGATCCGGGACGGCCAACCGCGAGTAGTGAACCGCCCCGGTCAATGCGATAGCTACCAGTACGTAGAGGATCGTGCAAAGGGAAAGACTTCCGAGGATTCCAATCGGAAGGTCTCTTTGAGGGTTTTTCGCTTCCTGCCCCGCAGTAGAGACGACATCAAAACCCAGGTACGCAAAAAAGATCATCCCTGCCCCGCGCAAGACCCCGCTCCAACCAAATTGGCCAAACTCGCCCCGGTTGGGAGGAACAAAGGGATCCCAGTTTTGATGCCAAACCTCGGGATGGGTAGTGAGATAACGGAACGCGGCTGCCACGAAACAAAGAAGTGCACCGGTCTTAAAAAGGACAATCGCCGTGTTCAAGGTTGCAGATTCCCGGATCCCCAGCACGAGCAAAGCCGAAAGGGAGAGCACAATGGCGACGGCGGGCACGTTTACCCATCCGGATGCTTGTGGAAGGTCCTCCATGTGCACTCCGTGCCCGCGCAACCATTGCGCAAGCTCTCCGGTCGCGATCACCCATCCTTGGCCAGGCAGTTGAACGAGGTGAGTCCCATAAGGGGCGGTCCATTCGGGCGGTAGCAAAATGCCGATGTCCCGAAGAAGACTGCTAAAATAACCGGACCATCCGATGGAAACGAGCCCCACCGTAAAGAGATACTCGAGCACAAGGCTCCACCCGATCGTCCAAGCCATTGCCTCTCCCATAGTTGCATAGGCGTACACGTAGGCGCTACCTGCGGCGGGGATCATGGACGCAAGCTCGGCATAACACAGCGCTGCCAGGGCGCAGCTACTTCCGGATAAAACAAAAGAGAGGCATACCGCCGGGCCGGCGTGTTGGCTGGCGACTGCCCCTGTCAGAACGTAAATTCCTGCCCCGATGATCCCGCCCACACCGAGCGCGATAAGCTCGGGGGCTCCAAGCACCCGTCGTAAGGGATTCGGCGTGTCCCGGCTCCGCGCCGATTTTGGAACGTGGCGCAGGCGAAAAAACCTTTGCCAGAGAGACCCCAACCGGGTCTCGCATTTTCCCCCAGTGGGTGCAGGCATTGCCGGGTCCAAGACTTTTTCCCTTTTGAGCTTTTGTGGAGTAAACCGTCTACCCCTTCGCCGGATGCTGGCTTTGGGCCAGTCGCTCTTCCACCAACGTCAGAAATTCTTCCGTTAGCTCGCCGTCACCAAACCGTCCGAGCACTTCTTCCAGAAACCCTCGGACAAGCAAAACTTTGGCCAAAGGGAGAGGAATACCACGTTGCCGCAGGTAAAAAAGCTCTTCGGGATCCAGGGGCCCCACGGTTGCTCCATGGGTACAACGGACCTCATTTGCCATGATTTCCAGGCCCGGGAGGGTATTGGCCTCCGCTTCCTCGCTTAAGAGAAGATTGCGGTTGGACTGATAGGCATCGGTCGCCTGGGCCTGGGGGTCAACATCGATCATTCCGGCGAAAATCGTTCGGGACCGATCGGCGAGGGCATTTTTGTACAAAAGATCACTCGTCGTGTGACCGGCTACGTGTTCTTGGAATGTCCGCTGGTCAAACTCCTGCCCGTCTCGGGCTAGCGTGGCCGAAAGCATAAGACTCTGGGCTCCCGGGCCGACAAGCTTGCTGTGGTTTTCCAACCGTGCGTAACTGGCCCCTAGGTTTGCGTGCAAGGTGATTGCTCGTCCATCCCGGTCCACCACGGTAGACCCCATCTGGAGAGAAACGGTTCCCAATGGCCAATCCTGGAGGACGGAAACCCGAAGTTCTCCTCCGCTTCCGACAAACTGATCTTGAATGAGGGAACAAAAAGCAGGCCCCCCTTCTGGCTCTGTCCCCCGGAGCCGGATCCGGACTCGCGCGGAGGCACAGCGTCCTACAACGATAAGAATGTAAGGGAAAATCGCCCTAGGGGAATGAGGGGAAAAGATCTCGATTTCCAGGGGATCTGCCAGGGTTGTCCGTTCTCCCACGTAGAGGAAACACCCATTGCGACACCACAGACGGGTGAGGGCCGCAAATTTTTCGCCCCCAAGACGAGTTTTTTCCCGAAAGAAAAAAGGTTGAACCAATTGAGGAAACTTCTGGGCCGCTTCCAGCAGGGGACAAAAAACGACCTGGGACGACTGGCCAGGCTCCGGCCACCGCCAGAGAGGTTCTTCTCCCCAATGGACGAGCTTCCACCGATTGTCCTTGCGCGCTTGGTATTCTTTTCGAAGCTGGAGGGCGGCCTCTTGCTCTGGCTTGTCCACCACAAAAAAGCGTTCCAACCCAATTTTGTGCAAGCTGGTGAAACGCCAGCGCTCATCCTTTCCGCTGGGGAAGGGGAGCGATAAAAACTCTTGGTACGCTTGACGACGAGCTGCGACCCAAAAAGGAGGGTACTCTGGGTCGTTCAAGTACGACTCGGGAGGAACTTCCCAGACCGGGTAACCCCCTTGAGGAAGGATCGGTTGTGGTTCCATGCTTTTTGTCTTGGAGTTTGCCTCCACCGGGGCAAGAGGGAAAATACAAGCACACGGGATTCCCCGCAAAGGGTAAGCTTCGAGAAGGCTTTACCTGAGCTTGGGAGTGGCTTCTTACTTCCTCCTTTACTTTTGAGCTAGATTCTCTACTTTTCCGGTAAGTAAACGAAAGGATCCACCGATGAGTAAAGGCTATGCCCATCCTGAAGCATTAGTCGAGACGTCCTGGCTTGCTGAACACCTGCACGATCCGGACATTCGGGTCATTGAAAGCAACGAGGACGTTCTTCTGTACGATACGGGACATATTCCTGGAGCCGTCCACATCGATTGGCGGCGGGATCTCCAGGATCCCGTGGTGCGGGATTACATTTCTCCGGAGGCTTTCGCGGAGCTTTGCTCGCGTAACGGGATCGCTCCGGAAACCACGTGTATTTTTTATGGGGATAAGTCCAACTGGTGGGCTTGCTATGCTTTGTGGGCTTTCCGTCTGTTTGGCCACCAGAAGGTCAAAATTCTCAATGGGGGGCGGGACAAGTGGATCCGGGAAGGGCGGCCTCTTACGCGCGAAAAGCCCAGCTATCCCAGAACCGAGTACCCTGTCCCCAAGCAACGCTACGACCGAGATATCCGGGCCTTTTATGAAGAGGTGTTGGAATTTTCTCGGAACGGAGGTCCGCTGATTGATGTGAGGAGCCCGCAAGAGTATCGGGGCGAACTTTTGCACATGCCCGAATATCCTCAGGAGGGGGCGCTACGTGGGGGTCATATCCCTGGGGCGAAAAATGTCCCTTGGAAAACAGCGGTCCGCGACGACGGAACCTTTAAGTCGGCTGAGGAACTCCAACAAATTTACCAAGAGCAAATCGGATTTTCTCCTGACAAAGAGACCATTGTTTATTGCCGCATCGGGGAGCGTTCCAGCCACACCTGGTTCGTTCTGACCTACCTCCTTGGGCTGCCTAAGGTGCGCAACTACGACGGATCCTGGACGGAATGGGGCAATAAGGTGCGGGCACCCATCGAACGGTAACGGTTATGGTGGAAGGGGTTTGCTCGAAGGAAGAGACGAACGTCTACCCGAAGCGCCTAGCGCAGATTGTGGAGCTTTTTACGCCTCTTTCCGAAGAGGAACGGTGTGAGCTTTTGGTTGCCTTTGCCGATACGGCTTCTCGGTACGAACCGAAGGAAGGGGAGCGGTTTGATCTCGAGGATGTCCGCAAGGATGAGGAATGCACAGACACCGTCGGGGTTTTTCTTCGACTTGATCCGGAAAAGAAGCTGAGCGTGCGCATGCGTCTCGGGCCTGCGGTCCAAACCCTGACCAAAGCCATGACGTCGATTTTATGCGAGGGACTAGAGGGCGCGACTCTCGAGGAAATCCTAGAGCTTTCCAGCGATTTTGTCCCTAAAATTGTAGGGGGACAGCTCGTTCGCATTCGAAGCCAGACGGTTTATTACGTGCTGGGGAGGATTCGCGCAGCGTGCCAGGTTCTAGCTAGGAGACGACAGGCGTTGGCGGCAACCCCGAGCTAGAGCATTAACCCAGGCTTTTCCCGAGCGCCCGCGCCCCACAACCTCCGCATGGCTCAAGCTCTTACTTGCTCGCTTCCTTTTCGATAATAAAAAAGGGACAAAAGAAGGTGTCAGCGTTTTGATTTGCTTTTTTGGACGCATCCGCACCGGGGATAGGAGCCACCGATCGTCTGCGGGTCCGTGGAGAGCACGGTGATACCCAGGTAACCGCCGCAGAATGGCAAAAGAAAAGCGATATGAAGAAGGGGGTTAAGCTGACAAGCAGTGGCGAAGAGTCCAAGAGTTGCAAAACCGCAAAAAGATGGTTCAAAGATTTTAGGGTTGGCCAGTCTCACGATGAAAGGATAGACTTAGGAAAGCTTGCGGCCACCGTGGGTCATACGAAAGTTGGCTCCTAGGTCCGAAGGAGGAAAGGTATGGAGAAAGAGACGGAAAATGTCCAGCAAGGTGCACCTATTGAAATTACTGAGCGAGCGGCTCACAAGCTTGCTCAGCTTCTTGCAGAGGAGGGTAACCCCGAGCTAAAGTGGCGCTTGTACGTGACCGGAGGAGGTTGCTCCGGCCTCCAGTATAACTTCGCTCTGGATCCAGGGAGTCGGCCGGGGGACGCGGTCATTGCCCAAAATGGAGTCACTTTGCTAGTCGATCCGCGAAGTCTTTCGGTACTGGTGGGCTCCCGGATTGATTTTAAGGAAGACCTTGAGGGAGCTCAATTTACGATTGATAATCCAAACGCGGTTCGCACGTGTAGTTGTGGGTCATCCTTCTGCGTATAAACCAAACGCATTGCTCGGCTTTCCTGCTATGTCTACCTTCCAACCCATCCGAATCCATCTGACCGACCAAGCCGCAGAACGACTGAAGAAATTTCTGGGCGAAAACGCTTTGGCATGCGCTGTGCGCATCGGGGTGTGCCGGAGTGGTTGCGCGGGTTATAGCTACAAAATGCAAGTCACCCAAGAACCGGTTTCCTCGGAGGAGTGGGTTGTAGAAGTGAAAGGGATTCGGCTGTTGATCCCGAAGGAATTTGCTCGCTGGCTGGATGGTCTGGAAATCGACTACGGGCGATCGGGAGTAAATGAGAGTTTTCGGTTCCGTAACCCCCATGCGAAAGCCTTATGTGGGTGTGGGGAAAGTTTTTCTTTTGAGTAAGGAGTCGCCAGCAGCGAAAAAAATATAGCCGCACATAAGGCTCTTCACGGCATTTATCCGAAGGAAGTCACCTGCGTGGGCCAGACGGCAGAGTGTTGGCTACAAGACGGGTTGGCGGATGTCGAAGGAGGGGCGTTAGCCTCTTCCCGCAGGGTGGTTGCCGACCGGAACGGTGATCGTGTATGCGGAGGCGGCATCACCCGATGGCGTGGAGCTTTTCCGCGCGGGCGTACAAGCGCCGATGAACCAGCGGATTGAGACCGGCAGTTGGCTTGGGTTGTCCAAGTTTGCTCTCAAGCAAAGCGTTGTGGATTGTCAAGGCCGTCAAGGAAGGCGGCTCTAGGATGAACGGCGATAGCAGAGGGCTCGTTGGGCAGGTCTCTGATCCGAAGGTTGGCGTTATCCTGGTCGAGGAGTGCGACCGGCTGATGCGCTTGCGTTCCGATTACCGGGAAGCGACATTGGCCGCGGAGAGTCAATCCATCCTGTTGGTGGATCCGAATGGGATGAGCGACGATATCGTGCGCGCCCTCGATGAGGTCATGGTTTCATTGTGTGCCAGGCTTTACGGGAAGAGGTCTCCACGAAATTGTGCCAAGAAGGCGGTCGAACCGATCGCATGAGTAAGCTCTCTATTCTGTTGCCAGAGACGGTTGCGGTGATGATCGACCAGGGGGCGTTGCTTAACACCTCTGGGGCCCTCTACGCGCGGGTCGAGCAGTGTTTTTTGCGGGATCGGGCTCGTGTTTTCGCTGGGAAAAGTTAAGCGATCGTTTCCGCGGCGGTTGGGGTTGATGGACCAAGAGTTTCAATGCCCTGCGGGTCTGTTCTTACTAGCGCCCGCCGGCAGCATGTAGCCTTTCGTGTGTGAAACCTTTCGTCTTGGGGCGCGGAGCGACGGGAATCCAAGCTGGAATCCTGCTGGGATCGGCAAGAGCGCGGTCTTGCCAAGGGTTGCTGTCAACCGGACCGGTGCCGGGGATGGCATGACGTCGTTCTACGATAAAGACTGCGACTTGAGTCGTGGGCTGTTTACTCTTGGAAGCCTTTGGCAATCGGGGGCAGCCTGCGCTAGAAAGGCCATGGGCTTCCAACGGGCATCAAAGCGCGGGAAGAGGAAGCCGCTCCTTGGTCCCCTTTCGAGGGTCGTATCGCCACAGGCTGGTCGCAACAAGGTTTAGGCTTTTTTTCGGATGATGTACAATATGGGAGCCATGCCATTTGGATTGGCAGATCTTGGGGACTTGTTGCGGATTT
This genomic interval from Candidatus Methylacidithermus pantelleriae contains the following:
- a CDS encoding HesB/IscA family protein gives rise to the protein MSTFQPIRIHLTDQAAERLKKFLGENALACAVRIGVCRSGCAGYSYKMQVTQEPVSSEEWVVEVKGIRLLIPKEFARWLDGLEIDYGRSGVNESFRFRNPHAKALCGCGESFSFE
- a CDS encoding sulfurtransferase, which translates into the protein MSKGYAHPEALVETSWLAEHLHDPDIRVIESNEDVLLYDTGHIPGAVHIDWRRDLQDPVVRDYISPEAFAELCSRNGIAPETTCIFYGDKSNWWACYALWAFRLFGHQKVKILNGGRDKWIREGRPLTREKPSYPRTEYPVPKQRYDRDIRAFYEEVLEFSRNGGPLIDVRSPQEYRGELLHMPEYPQEGALRGGHIPGAKNVPWKTAVRDDGTFKSAEELQQIYQEQIGFSPDKETIVYCRIGERSSHTWFVLTYLLGLPKVRNYDGSWTEWGNKVRAPIER
- a CDS encoding SufE family protein, translated to MVEGVCSKEETNVYPKRLAQIVELFTPLSEEERCELLVAFADTASRYEPKEGERFDLEDVRKDEECTDTVGVFLRLDPEKKLSVRMRLGPAVQTLTKAMTSILCEGLEGATLEEILELSSDFVPKIVGGQLVRIRSQTVYYVLGRIRAACQVLARRRQALAATPS
- the erpA gene encoding iron-sulfur cluster insertion protein ErpA, which produces MEKETENVQQGAPIEITERAAHKLAQLLAEEGNPELKWRLYVTGGGCSGLQYNFALDPGSRPGDAVIAQNGVTLLVDPRSLSVLVGSRIDFKEDLEGAQFTIDNPNAVRTCSCGSSFCV
- a CDS encoding amino acid permease — protein: MPAPTGGKCETRLGSLWQRFFRLRHVPKSARSRDTPNPLRRVLGAPELIALGVGGIIGAGIYVLTGAVASQHAGPAVCLSFVLSGSSCALAALCYAELASMIPAAGSAYVYAYATMGEAMAWTIGWSLVLEYLFTVGLVSIGWSGYFSSLLRDIGILLPPEWTAPYGTHLVQLPGQGWVIATGELAQWLRGHGVHMEDLPQASGWVNVPAVAIVLSLSALLVLGIRESATLNTAIVLFKTGALLCFVAAAFRYLTTHPEVWHQNWDPFVPPNRGEFGQFGWSGVLRGAGMIFFAYLGFDVVSTAGQEAKNPQRDLPIGILGSLSLCTILYVLVAIALTGAVHYSRLAVPDPIAVGVEAIGARWLAPVVKLGAISGISSVILVFLLGQSRIFWAMAEDGLLPPHLARIHPRFQTPYVATVVSGVAGALLGAFCPILVLNELVSIGTLFAFILVCLGVLILRHTQPELPRPFRVPWVPWLPLAGVGICFLQMVSLPARAWARLILWLILGWALYLGYGIHRSKACQELPAPSPKSASPGA
- the sufD gene encoding Fe-S cluster assembly protein SufD; protein product: MEPQPILPQGGYPVWEVPPESYLNDPEYPPFWVAARRQAYQEFLSLPFPSGKDERWRFTSLHKIGLERFFVVDKPEQEAALQLRKEYQARKDNRWKLVHWGEEPLWRWPEPGQSSQVVFCPLLEAAQKFPQLVQPFFFREKTRLGGEKFAALTRLWCRNGCFLYVGERTTLADPLEIEIFSPHSPRAIFPYILIVVGRCASARVRIRLRGTEPEGGPAFCSLIQDQFVGSGGELRVSVLQDWPLGTVSLQMGSTVVDRDGRAITLHANLGASYARLENHSKLVGPGAQSLMLSATLARDGQEFDQRTFQEHVAGHTTSDLLYKNALADRSRTIFAGMIDVDPQAQATDAYQSNRNLLLSEEAEANTLPGLEIMANEVRCTHGATVGPLDPEELFYLRQRGIPLPLAKVLLVRGFLEEVLGRFGDGELTEEFLTLVEERLAQSQHPAKG